From a single Paenibacillus sp. FSL R5-0345 genomic region:
- a CDS encoding LysR family transcriptional regulator — protein sequence MNNTQIRLFVKIAESGSFTKAGVELNMTQPAVSRAISSLEAELDVKLLLRDRRNGLMLTDIGKRILVIFREILMGFDKVNQEIYAERGLEKGSIRIGAFPVASAYFLPKIISSITARYPNITISLQEGSIAEVREWLESKEIDVGLLLAPCESFETIPLYREKLYAVIRDDHLLHKRSVIGVRELAGEPMLICKAGYEPPVVDLFRRSSSHLNVKYVVNNYATALNMVQEGLAVGVMSELSLLSLPPNVVTRELQPDAFRDIHIAVSSLTDTSIAVKMFVETALDLFAQE from the coding sequence AAAGCTGGTGTAGAACTGAATATGACCCAACCTGCTGTCAGTCGAGCGATCTCGTCTCTAGAAGCCGAACTGGATGTTAAGCTATTACTTCGGGATCGGCGTAACGGTCTTATGCTTACTGACATCGGCAAGCGTATCCTTGTTATTTTTCGTGAAATTCTAATGGGCTTTGATAAGGTCAATCAGGAGATTTACGCGGAGCGGGGACTTGAGAAAGGAAGCATTCGGATTGGCGCTTTTCCCGTGGCTTCTGCCTATTTTTTACCGAAGATTATTAGCTCTATCACTGCACGATATCCGAATATCACGATCAGCCTGCAAGAAGGCTCTATCGCCGAAGTCAGAGAATGGCTGGAATCCAAAGAAATTGATGTTGGCTTGTTGCTTGCTCCCTGCGAATCGTTCGAAACTATCCCATTATATAGAGAAAAGTTGTATGCCGTAATCAGAGATGACCATCTCTTACATAAACGATCTGTCATAGGTGTGAGAGAATTAGCGGGAGAGCCCATGCTGATCTGCAAAGCAGGCTATGAACCGCCGGTGGTGGATTTATTCCGCAGAAGTAGCAGCCATTTGAATGTAAAATACGTGGTGAATAACTACGCAACGGCTCTTAATATGGTTCAAGAGGGGCTGGCTGTTGGTGTCATGTCTGAGTTGTCCTTGTTATCTTTACCTCCAAATGTAGTTACCCGCGAACTACAGCCCGACGCCTTCAGAGATATACATATCGCGGTTAGTTCGCTTACCGATACTTCCATTGCTGTGAAGATGTTCGTCGAGACAGCTCTGGATCTTTTTGCTCAAGAGTAG
- a CDS encoding aldehyde dehydrogenase, giving the protein MTPQTTASIQVMLEEHKDFFNRGVTKEVAFRLSQLQKLKDSIKRYESRIMAALHQDLGKSEFEAYATEIGFTLDSLGYMMKHLKRWSKPVKVRSPLHLFPAKSYILSEPYGTALIIGPFNYPFQLLIEPLIGAIAAGNCAVLKPSESTPAITAVIEQLIQETFEPQYIRVVQGEKETTNLLIHARFDYIFFTGSVPVGKIVMEAAAKNLVPVTLELGGKSPVIVDKSANLDIAAKRIVWGKLLNAGQTCIAPDYLLVQKDIANELITKIKHQITEFYGQNAQPNTDYGRIVNERQLQRLSDLIERDREKVVLGGTVISEERYIEPTLIYPAVWTDASMEDEIFGPILPILEYHQLDDAIRSINEHPKPLALYLFTEDKHVEQEVLSRVSFGGGCINDTISHVANTNLPFGGVGNSGIGSYHGKHSFEVFSHRKSIVKRGTRIDLGIVYPPYGNKVKLVRKVLK; this is encoded by the coding sequence ATGACTCCACAGACAACGGCTAGCATCCAAGTGATGCTTGAAGAGCATAAGGACTTTTTTAATCGTGGCGTAACGAAAGAGGTTGCTTTTCGACTGAGTCAGCTGCAAAAACTTAAAGACAGTATTAAACGATACGAGAGTCGGATCATGGCTGCCTTACATCAAGATTTAGGAAAAAGTGAGTTCGAGGCTTATGCCACAGAAATCGGCTTCACCTTGGACAGCCTCGGTTACATGATGAAGCATCTCAAACGTTGGTCGAAACCCGTAAAGGTTAGATCACCACTCCATTTATTTCCTGCAAAGAGTTATATCTTAAGTGAACCTTACGGTACTGCACTCATTATTGGCCCATTTAATTATCCGTTTCAGTTGCTGATTGAGCCGCTGATCGGTGCCATTGCCGCCGGCAACTGCGCTGTCCTCAAGCCATCGGAGAGCACACCTGCTATAACGGCTGTGATAGAGCAGCTTATTCAGGAAACCTTCGAACCACAGTATATCCGCGTAGTTCAGGGGGAGAAAGAGACAACGAATTTACTGATCCATGCCAGGTTTGATTATATTTTCTTCACGGGTAGTGTTCCGGTCGGAAAGATCGTTATGGAAGCCGCTGCGAAAAATCTAGTACCTGTAACTTTGGAGCTCGGCGGGAAAAGTCCGGTCATTGTCGACAAATCAGCCAATCTGGATATTGCAGCGAAGCGAATCGTATGGGGCAAATTATTAAATGCCGGTCAAACCTGTATTGCGCCCGATTATTTGCTTGTACAAAAGGACATTGCTAATGAATTGATCACCAAAATCAAACATCAAATCACTGAATTCTACGGTCAAAATGCACAGCCGAATACTGACTATGGCCGGATCGTGAATGAGCGCCAGCTGCAAAGACTTTCCGACCTCATTGAGCGGGATCGGGAAAAGGTGGTACTGGGCGGAACCGTCATTTCAGAAGAACGTTATATTGAACCTACACTAATCTATCCTGCGGTTTGGACTGATGCTTCTATGGAGGATGAGATCTTCGGTCCGATCCTACCCATATTGGAGTACCATCAATTGGATGATGCGATCCGGAGTATTAACGAGCATCCAAAACCGCTTGCGCTTTATCTGTTCACAGAGGATAAACATGTTGAACAAGAGGTACTTTCCCGAGTCTCATTTGGTGGTGGCTGCATCAATGATACGATCTCTCATGTGGCGAACACTAACCTGCCATTTGGTGGAGTCGGCAATTCTGGAATTGGCAGTTATCACGGTAAACACAGCTTTGAAGTCTTTTCCCATCGCAAAAGCATCGTCAAGAGAGGTACACGAATCGACCTCGGGATTGTATACCCACCCTATGGGAATAAGGTCAAGCTGGTGCGGAAAGTATTGAAATAG
- a CDS encoding aldo/keto reductase, whose product MNFTRLGNSGLQVSTLGLGTNAFGKRADQETSIQIVHAALNHGINFIDTANIYAGTESERIIGLALEGRRHEAVLATKAGLVKHDGPNGSGSSRRHLMQELEDSLRRLQTDYVDLYQIHTFDPYTPLEETLRTLDDMVSSGKVRYIGASNYTAWQLMKAIGISEARSFAKYISIQCSYSLADRTPENELLSLCLDQGVGIIPYFPLAGGILTGKYTSSGSTPSGSRADTDPNFKRFLDHDRIELGQKVGQIAEELGTSSTALSLAWLMNRPAVSTVIVGATRVEQLEQNLQSTSIPLNEETVCKLDEASASFRFGEPFAFYRLP is encoded by the coding sequence ATGAACTTTACAAGACTTGGGAATAGCGGCTTACAAGTATCCACATTGGGACTAGGAACGAACGCTTTTGGCAAAAGGGCAGATCAAGAGACCTCCATTCAGATTGTACATGCTGCGCTGAATCATGGAATTAACTTTATTGATACCGCTAATATTTACGCTGGAACAGAATCCGAGCGAATCATCGGCCTGGCCTTGGAGGGTAGAAGACATGAGGCTGTTCTCGCCACTAAAGCAGGCTTAGTTAAGCATGACGGACCTAACGGAAGCGGCTCCTCAAGGCGCCATTTGATGCAGGAATTAGAAGATAGTCTTCGCCGTCTACAAACGGACTATGTCGATCTATACCAGATTCACACCTTTGATCCCTATACGCCACTTGAAGAGACGTTACGGACCTTGGACGATATGGTATCTTCGGGAAAAGTGCGCTATATCGGGGCTTCCAACTATACAGCATGGCAATTGATGAAGGCGATTGGAATCAGTGAGGCTCGGAGCTTTGCCAAGTATATTTCGATTCAGTGCAGCTATTCCTTAGCGGATCGGACGCCGGAGAATGAGCTTCTCTCCCTTTGTCTTGATCAAGGTGTAGGAATTATTCCTTATTTTCCACTGGCGGGCGGAATTCTCACAGGCAAATATACTTCAAGCGGCTCCACACCTTCAGGGTCCAGAGCAGATACCGATCCTAATTTCAAAAGATTCCTTGATCATGACCGAATCGAACTGGGGCAGAAAGTTGGGCAAATTGCTGAAGAACTGGGAACCTCTTCTACTGCGCTTTCCTTAGCTTGGCTCATGAATCGTCCTGCCGTCTCGACAGTTATTGTTGGGGCTACACGCGTGGAACAGCTGGAACAGAATCTGCAAAGCACGTCCATTCCGCTTAATGAAGAAACGGTTTGCAAGCTAGATGAGGCAAGTGCTTCCTTTCGCTTTGGCGAGCCCTTTGCCTTTTACCGGCTCCCATAA
- a CDS encoding carbohydrate ABC transporter permease — MAGKKKRKGSKTIVNIVLGVICFIWLLPTLGLFISSFRPAADILQTGWWKAFPHQEWKAGETLQLSKDVDLREPIEVNGKTYTDDQLKAGVKADGSRLMWENRRARTINQQEQGWKMTPDLTLDNYNNVLSGKEYKLKQADGSETVQKGTGLSQAFWNTLTIAVPATVIPVLIASFAAYAFAWLRFPGRRTLFVIIIAMLVIPIQVALIPVLKDYTALGLNGSYLGIWLAHTAFGLPLVTYFMYNFISQLPKDLFESAFMDGASHFTIFSRLILPLSVPALASIGIFQFLWVWNDYLVSLIFIGNQPSVQVMSMKIADLVGSRGNDWHLLTSAAFISMLMPLAIFFLLQKYFVRGLMGGSIKG; from the coding sequence CTGGGTGTGATTTGCTTCATTTGGCTACTTCCGACGCTGGGGCTGTTTATTTCCTCCTTTCGTCCGGCTGCCGATATTTTGCAGACTGGATGGTGGAAAGCTTTTCCCCATCAGGAGTGGAAGGCTGGAGAGACCCTTCAGTTATCGAAGGATGTGGATCTGCGGGAGCCGATTGAGGTAAACGGCAAAACCTATACCGATGATCAACTGAAGGCAGGCGTGAAGGCCGATGGCAGTCGTTTGATGTGGGAGAACCGTAGAGCACGTACCATAAATCAACAGGAACAAGGCTGGAAAATGACACCGGATCTCACATTGGATAACTATAATAATGTGCTCTCGGGTAAGGAATATAAGCTCAAGCAAGCTGATGGCAGTGAAACGGTGCAAAAAGGTACCGGATTGTCGCAAGCCTTCTGGAATACACTGACGATTGCTGTTCCGGCGACGGTTATTCCGGTGTTGATTGCTTCTTTTGCTGCTTATGCATTTGCTTGGCTGCGTTTTCCTGGACGGCGAACACTCTTTGTCATCATTATCGCTATGCTCGTTATTCCAATCCAAGTGGCACTTATTCCAGTGCTTAAAGATTATACCGCGCTTGGACTGAACGGAAGCTATTTGGGCATTTGGCTGGCGCATACAGCTTTTGGGCTACCGCTAGTTACGTACTTTATGTATAACTTTATCAGTCAGCTACCTAAGGACTTGTTTGAGTCGGCTTTTATGGATGGGGCGAGCCATTTCACTATTTTCAGTAGATTGATACTACCGTTATCTGTGCCTGCACTGGCTTCTATCGGAATCTTTCAATTCTTATGGGTGTGGAATGATTATTTAGTCTCGCTGATTTTTATCGGCAATCAACCTTCTGTTCAGGTCATGTCGATGAAAATTGCCGACTTAGTAGGCTCACGGGGCAACGACTGGCATTTACTCACCTCGGCTGCATTTATCTCCATGCTGATGCCGCTCGCTATTTTTTTCCTGCTGCAAAAGTATTTCGTCAGAGGACTTATGGGTGGATCGATAAAAGGCTGA
- the pgmB gene encoding beta-phosphoglucomutase: MKMKPYVHPAAVYPYREWSLDEENYNEENNQRSESVFALGNGYIGMRGNFEEGYHGHSGSSVTGNYLNGFFDSEPIVYPEGAYGYPSRNQAMLNVPDAKIIELSIEGHAFQLNSGKVHRYERQLDMRNGILHRQLEWESPAGHRVELNIRRMVALQHKHLAAIDYEVTALNFEGPLMLTSSIDGEIQRPGVTDDPRLGSGSKEPSLLLVDTGHELEQNFLWMKHRTRHTRFALLTGVSHSLNCSSGYERAVQLEGQRLSMQWIVPVVMGERISLTKYISYHTSKDYIEDELLSKCLGVLSLAENGGFKALVQEQRAFLDHFWAHTDVEIQGDLALQQGIRFNAFQLLQSVGRDGVTNIGAKGLTGEGYEGHYFWDTEMYMIPFFTFTQPEISRKLLEFRYATLDKARERAAVMSQRGALYPWRTIDGAENSSYFPAGTAQMHINADIAYAIKQYVRATGDDEFLVLKGAEIIFETSRFWVDLGHFNPAREGAFCIDAVTGPDEYTAIVNNNAYTNLMVRDQLYYAYETAKLLGKQYPEHFERLKRKIGLTEKEPGDWLLAAEKMYIPFDEGLGIYAQDDTFLTKKKWDFEHTPEDKYPLLLHYHPLVIYRHQVLKQADLVMAMFLLGDQFSLADKIRNYNYYEPLTTHDSSLSPCIHSIISAEIGDLAGAYSYFDRTVRMDLDDINRNVKDGLHTAAMAGSWLSIVNGFGGMRLCGGMLSFNPVLPAQWDSYRFKVTSGGQLLDIYVDDKVVVYTLLVGDVIEILHKGNLVQLTAKKPLSLSITKQLEAVIFELDGVITDSGEHHYLAWKALADELAISFDREKHVRLKGHSRMECLEILLEGSGLNLPQPVKGMLCNKKNEKYKQLIQQMTPDDLLPGIHSLLTSLKEKRIPVGLASTNENAMLILEHLKIGRLFQAIADPKNIRRGKPDPEIYLQVTEMLGISPDCCVGVEDTEEGIAAVKAAGLRSVGVGDMSMRDSAELWVPSTSELQVENLVQLFQ, translated from the coding sequence ATGAAGATGAAACCATACGTACATCCAGCTGCAGTATATCCTTACCGGGAGTGGAGCCTAGATGAAGAAAATTATAATGAAGAGAACAATCAAAGAAGCGAAAGTGTATTTGCTCTTGGTAATGGATATATTGGCATGCGCGGTAATTTCGAGGAAGGCTACCATGGCCACTCGGGCTCATCTGTAACAGGGAACTATTTGAATGGATTTTTTGATTCCGAGCCTATTGTATACCCAGAGGGAGCTTATGGTTATCCTTCCCGCAATCAAGCTATGCTTAACGTGCCGGACGCCAAGATTATTGAGCTGAGCATTGAGGGGCATGCCTTTCAGTTAAACAGTGGAAAAGTGCATCGGTATGAACGGCAGCTGGATATGCGAAATGGAATCCTACATCGACAGTTAGAATGGGAATCTCCTGCCGGACACAGGGTAGAGCTGAACATTCGGCGGATGGTGGCTTTGCAGCATAAACATTTAGCCGCCATCGATTACGAGGTCACGGCCTTGAATTTTGAAGGGCCCCTAATGCTCACTTCATCGATCGATGGTGAGATTCAAAGGCCGGGGGTTACGGATGACCCCCGGCTGGGCTCGGGGAGTAAAGAACCTAGTTTGCTGCTGGTGGATACCGGTCATGAGCTCGAACAGAACTTTTTGTGGATGAAGCATAGGACTCGGCATACCCGGTTTGCGCTACTAACAGGGGTGAGCCATAGTCTGAATTGTAGCTCTGGATATGAAAGGGCCGTGCAGCTAGAAGGTCAGCGATTATCCATGCAATGGATTGTTCCGGTGGTGATGGGGGAAAGGATCTCCTTGACCAAGTACATTTCATATCATACCTCTAAGGATTACATAGAAGATGAGCTGTTAAGCAAGTGCTTGGGAGTGCTGAGCTTGGCGGAGAATGGTGGGTTTAAAGCTCTGGTTCAAGAACAACGGGCTTTTTTGGATCATTTCTGGGCACATACTGATGTGGAGATTCAGGGGGATCTTGCGCTTCAACAGGGTATCCGCTTTAATGCGTTTCAATTGCTGCAATCCGTAGGACGTGACGGGGTTACGAACATCGGGGCCAAGGGCCTGACGGGAGAAGGATACGAAGGTCACTATTTTTGGGATACCGAGATGTACATGATCCCCTTCTTTACATTCACACAGCCGGAGATTAGCCGGAAGCTACTCGAATTTCGTTATGCCACGTTAGATAAGGCGCGGGAGCGAGCAGCGGTGATGTCTCAGAGGGGAGCATTATATCCTTGGCGTACCATAGATGGCGCTGAGAACTCTTCTTATTTTCCGGCAGGAACAGCACAAATGCATATTAACGCGGATATTGCCTATGCCATTAAACAGTATGTGCGGGCTACTGGAGATGATGAGTTTTTAGTTCTGAAGGGAGCCGAGATTATATTCGAGACCTCCCGTTTTTGGGTAGATCTGGGTCATTTTAATCCGGCTAGGGAGGGTGCGTTCTGTATTGATGCGGTAACGGGTCCCGATGAGTATACAGCTATCGTTAACAATAATGCGTACACTAATCTAATGGTACGAGATCAACTCTATTATGCATATGAGACAGCCAAACTGCTAGGCAAGCAGTATCCGGAGCATTTTGAACGTCTGAAGCGCAAGATTGGTCTGACTGAGAAAGAGCCAGGTGATTGGCTACTTGCAGCGGAGAAGATGTATATCCCTTTTGATGAGGGGCTGGGCATCTATGCTCAGGATGATACTTTTCTGACTAAGAAGAAGTGGGATTTCGAACATACGCCAGAGGATAAATATCCGCTACTGCTCCATTACCATCCGCTGGTAATTTACCGTCATCAGGTGCTCAAACAGGCAGATTTGGTGATGGCCATGTTCCTGCTGGGTGATCAGTTTAGCTTGGCGGACAAGATCCGCAATTACAATTACTATGAGCCGCTGACGACACATGATTCTTCTTTGTCTCCGTGCATTCACAGTATTATTTCTGCTGAGATTGGTGATTTAGCAGGGGCCTATTCCTATTTTGATCGTACGGTACGGATGGACTTGGATGATATTAACCGCAATGTGAAGGACGGGCTACACACTGCTGCTATGGCGGGTTCTTGGCTGTCGATTGTAAATGGTTTTGGTGGGATGCGCTTATGTGGCGGTATGCTATCCTTTAATCCTGTCTTGCCGGCACAATGGGACAGCTATCGGTTTAAAGTAACAAGCGGTGGACAGCTATTGGATATTTATGTGGATGATAAGGTAGTCGTCTATACCCTATTAGTAGGTGATGTGATTGAGATTCTGCATAAGGGAAATCTGGTGCAGCTGACTGCAAAGAAGCCGTTGTCCCTTTCAATTACAAAGCAGCTTGAGGCTGTTATTTTCGAACTGGACGGGGTTATTACCGATTCTGGAGAGCATCATTATCTGGCCTGGAAAGCCTTAGCCGATGAGCTGGCGATTTCTTTTGATAGAGAGAAGCATGTACGTCTGAAGGGCCATAGCCGAATGGAATGTTTAGAAATTCTACTGGAGGGAAGCGGCCTGAATTTACCCCAACCGGTAAAGGGAATGCTCTGCAACAAAAAGAACGAAAAGTATAAACAGCTAATTCAACAAATGACACCGGATGATTTGCTCCCGGGTATCCATAGTCTGCTGACCAGTTTGAAAGAAAAGCGAATCCCCGTTGGGCTGGCTTCAACCAATGAGAATGCGATGTTGATTCTTGAACACTTGAAGATTGGGCGTTTGTTTCAGGCTATTGCTGATCCCAAAAACATTCGTAGGGGCAAACCAGATCCGGAAATTTATTTGCAGGTTACTGAGATGCTGGGCATCTCACCTGACTGCTGCGTAGGTGTCGAGGATACAGAGGAGGGGATAGCTGCCGTTAAAGCCGCTGGTCTGAGGTCTGTTGGAGTTGGAGATATGTCTATGAGAGATAGTGCTGAACTATGGGTTCCTTCTACCTCGGAGTTACAGGTAGAGAATTTGGTACAGTTGTTTCAGTAG